The following proteins are co-located in the Anomalospiza imberbis isolate Cuckoo-Finch-1a 21T00152 chromosome Z, ASM3175350v1, whole genome shotgun sequence genome:
- the CCNH gene encoding cyclin-H isoform X2, with protein sequence MFHSSTQCRHWLFHGEAELAQRRADGNRRARARAAASGKVPHGDPVLLEPSEELALCKYYEKRLLDFCAAFKPAMPRSVVGTACMYFKRFYLNNSVMEHHPRVIMLTCTFLACKVDEFNVSSAQFVGNLRESPLGREKALEQILEYELLLIQQLNFHLIIHNPYRPFEGFLIDIKTRYPMLENPEVLRKTADDFLNRVALTDAYLLFTPSQIALTAILSSGLRAGINMESYLSESLMLKDRSTLSRLLDNMKCMKNLIKKYELPRPEEVAALKKKLEKCHSLDLSFKSNPKKRNWYEDDEYVTKKCKMDEEEWANDDLLDSALL encoded by the exons ATGTTCCACAGCAGCACGCAGTGCCGGCACTGGCTCTTCCATGGCGAGGCGGAACTGGCGCAGCGCCGCGCTGACGGGAACCGCCGGGCCCGGGCCAGGGCGGCGGCCAGCGGGAAG GTGCCGCATGGCGACCCGGTGTTGCTGGAGCCGAGCGAGGAGCTGGCGCTATGCAAGTACTACGAGAAGAGGCTGCTGGACTTCTGCGCCGCATTCAAGCCCGCGATGCCGCGGTCCGTTGTG gGTACAGCTTGCATGTATTTCAAACGTTTTTACCTCAATAACTCAGTGATGGAGCATCATCCTCGGGTAATAAT GCTAACATGCACATTTTTGGCCTGTAAAGTAGATGAATTTAATGTATCCAGTGCACAGTTTGTTGGTAACCTTCGAGAAAGTCCTCTTGGTCGGGAAAAAGCTCTTGAACAAATACTGGAATATGAACTGCTACTTATTCAGCAACTGAACTTCCATCTGATCATCCACAATCCATACAGGCCATTTGAGGGATTTCTAATTGATATTAAG ACTCGCTATCCAATGCTGGAAAATCCTGAAGTTTTGCGGAAAACAGCTGATGACTTCCTTAATCGAGTAGCTCTGACAGATGCATATCTGCTCTTTACTCCCTCACAGATCGCTCTCACTGCCATATTATCTAGTGGCTTAAGAGCGGGAATTAATATGGAAAG CTACTTATCAGAAAGTCTTATGCTGAAAGACAGATCAACCTTATCCAGATTACTAGATAACATGAAAT GCATGAAAAACCTCATTAAAAAATATGAACTGCCGAGGCCTGAAGAGGTTGCTGCTCTAAAAAAGAAGTTAGAGAAGTGTCACAGCTTGGACCTCTCATTTAAATCAAACCC GAAGAAGAGGAATTGGTATGAAGATGATGAATATGTcacaaagaaatgtaaaatggATGAG GAAGAGTGGGCTAATGATGATCTTCTGGATTCAGCATTACTTTGA
- the CCNH gene encoding cyclin-H isoform X1 produces the protein MFHSSTQCRHWLFHGEAELAQRRADGNRRARARAAASGKVPHGDPVLLEPSEELALCKYYEKRLLDFCAAFKPAMPRSVVGTACMYFKRFYLNNSVMEHHPRVIMLTCTFLACKVDEFNVSSAQFVGNLRESPLGREKALEQILEYELLLIQQLNFHLIIHNPYRPFEGFLIDIKTRYPMLENPEVLRKTADDFLNRVALTDAYLLFTPSQIALTAILSSGLRAGINMESYLSESLMLKDRSTLSRLLDNMKCMKNLIKKYELPRPEEVAALKKKLEKCHSLDLSFKSNPKKRNWYEDDEYVTKKCKMDEFTHHWECDRVCYFWQEQEGCDTGESCHVGHAGSMQNSGRELLPYVVRHRILILFLL, from the exons ATGTTCCACAGCAGCACGCAGTGCCGGCACTGGCTCTTCCATGGCGAGGCGGAACTGGCGCAGCGCCGCGCTGACGGGAACCGCCGGGCCCGGGCCAGGGCGGCGGCCAGCGGGAAG GTGCCGCATGGCGACCCGGTGTTGCTGGAGCCGAGCGAGGAGCTGGCGCTATGCAAGTACTACGAGAAGAGGCTGCTGGACTTCTGCGCCGCATTCAAGCCCGCGATGCCGCGGTCCGTTGTG gGTACAGCTTGCATGTATTTCAAACGTTTTTACCTCAATAACTCAGTGATGGAGCATCATCCTCGGGTAATAAT GCTAACATGCACATTTTTGGCCTGTAAAGTAGATGAATTTAATGTATCCAGTGCACAGTTTGTTGGTAACCTTCGAGAAAGTCCTCTTGGTCGGGAAAAAGCTCTTGAACAAATACTGGAATATGAACTGCTACTTATTCAGCAACTGAACTTCCATCTGATCATCCACAATCCATACAGGCCATTTGAGGGATTTCTAATTGATATTAAG ACTCGCTATCCAATGCTGGAAAATCCTGAAGTTTTGCGGAAAACAGCTGATGACTTCCTTAATCGAGTAGCTCTGACAGATGCATATCTGCTCTTTACTCCCTCACAGATCGCTCTCACTGCCATATTATCTAGTGGCTTAAGAGCGGGAATTAATATGGAAAG CTACTTATCAGAAAGTCTTATGCTGAAAGACAGATCAACCTTATCCAGATTACTAGATAACATGAAAT GCATGAAAAACCTCATTAAAAAATATGAACTGCCGAGGCCTGAAGAGGTTGCTGCTCTAAAAAAGAAGTTAGAGAAGTGTCACAGCTTGGACCTCTCATTTAAATCAAACCC GAAGAAGAGGAATTGGTATGAAGATGATGAATATGTcacaaagaaatgtaaaatggATGAG TTCACACATCACTGGGAATGTGACAGGGTGTGCTATTTTTGGCAAGAGCAAGAAGGATGTGATACTGGTGAGAGTTGCCATGTTGGGCATGCTGGATCCATGCAGAATTCAGGTAGAGAGCTGCTACCTTATGTTGTTAGACACCGAATactgattttgtttttgttgtag
- the CCNH gene encoding cyclin-H isoform X3 → MFHSSTQCRHWLFHGEAELAQRRADGNRRARARAAASGKVPHGDPVLLEPSEELALCKYYEKRLLDFCAAFKPAMPRSVVGTACMYFKRFYLNNSVMEHHPRVIMLTCTFLACKVDEFNVSSAQFVGNLRESPLGREKALEQILEYELLLIQQLNFHLIIHNPYRPFEGFLIDIKTRYPMLENPEVLRKTADDFLNRVALTDAYLLFTPSQIALTAILSSGLRAGINMESYLSESLMLKDRSTLSRLLDNMKCMKNLIKKYELPRPEEVAALKKKLEKCHSLDLSFKSNPKKRNWYEDDEYVTKKCKMDEAHVL, encoded by the exons ATGTTCCACAGCAGCACGCAGTGCCGGCACTGGCTCTTCCATGGCGAGGCGGAACTGGCGCAGCGCCGCGCTGACGGGAACCGCCGGGCCCGGGCCAGGGCGGCGGCCAGCGGGAAG GTGCCGCATGGCGACCCGGTGTTGCTGGAGCCGAGCGAGGAGCTGGCGCTATGCAAGTACTACGAGAAGAGGCTGCTGGACTTCTGCGCCGCATTCAAGCCCGCGATGCCGCGGTCCGTTGTG gGTACAGCTTGCATGTATTTCAAACGTTTTTACCTCAATAACTCAGTGATGGAGCATCATCCTCGGGTAATAAT GCTAACATGCACATTTTTGGCCTGTAAAGTAGATGAATTTAATGTATCCAGTGCACAGTTTGTTGGTAACCTTCGAGAAAGTCCTCTTGGTCGGGAAAAAGCTCTTGAACAAATACTGGAATATGAACTGCTACTTATTCAGCAACTGAACTTCCATCTGATCATCCACAATCCATACAGGCCATTTGAGGGATTTCTAATTGATATTAAG ACTCGCTATCCAATGCTGGAAAATCCTGAAGTTTTGCGGAAAACAGCTGATGACTTCCTTAATCGAGTAGCTCTGACAGATGCATATCTGCTCTTTACTCCCTCACAGATCGCTCTCACTGCCATATTATCTAGTGGCTTAAGAGCGGGAATTAATATGGAAAG CTACTTATCAGAAAGTCTTATGCTGAAAGACAGATCAACCTTATCCAGATTACTAGATAACATGAAAT GCATGAAAAACCTCATTAAAAAATATGAACTGCCGAGGCCTGAAGAGGTTGCTGCTCTAAAAAAGAAGTTAGAGAAGTGTCACAGCTTGGACCTCTCATTTAAATCAAACCC GAAGAAGAGGAATTGGTATGAAGATGATGAATATGTcacaaagaaatgtaaaatggATGAG GCACATGTTTTGTGA